The following are encoded together in the Serratia odorifera genome:
- the rpmF gene encoding 50S ribosomal protein L32, protein MAVQQNKPTRSKRGMRRSHDALTTTTLSVDKVSGETHRRHHITADGFYRGRKVIG, encoded by the coding sequence ATGGCCGTACAACAGAACAAACCAACCCGTTCCAAGCGTGGCATGCGTCGTTCACACGATGCGCTGACCACGACTACTTTGTCTGTAGACAAAGTATCCGGTGAAACTCACCGTCGTCACCACATCACTGCCGACGGTTTCTACCGCGGTCGCAAGGTTATCGGCTAA
- a CDS encoding beta-ketoacyl-ACP synthase III produces MYTKILGTGSYLPVQVRTNADLEKMVDTSDEWIVTRTGIRERRIAAADETVATMGFEAAKHALEMAGVAKEDLGLIIVATTTSSHAFPSSACQIQQMLGVKDCAAFDLAAACAGFTYALSVADQYIKNGAVKHALVIGADVLSRTLDPDDRGTIILFGDGAGAVLLGASEQPGILSTHLHADGSYGGLLTLPYKDRQQQEKPAYVTMAGNEVFKVAVTELAHIVDETLAANNLDRSELDWLVPHQANLRIISATARKLGMGMDKVVVTLDRHGNTSAASVPAALDEAVRDGRIQRGQLVLLEAFGGGFTWGSALVRF; encoded by the coding sequence ATGTATACAAAGATTCTCGGTACGGGGAGTTATTTACCCGTACAAGTGCGCACCAATGCTGATTTGGAAAAAATGGTGGATACCTCTGACGAGTGGATCGTCACGCGTACCGGTATCCGTGAACGCCGTATCGCAGCCGCAGACGAAACGGTTGCGACCATGGGCTTCGAGGCAGCAAAACATGCGCTGGAAATGGCCGGCGTGGCGAAAGAAGATCTTGGTCTGATCATTGTTGCGACCACGACCTCGAGCCATGCTTTCCCAAGTTCAGCCTGCCAGATTCAGCAAATGCTGGGCGTCAAGGACTGTGCGGCCTTCGATTTGGCTGCGGCCTGCGCCGGTTTTACCTATGCGCTGAGCGTGGCCGATCAATACATCAAGAACGGTGCGGTGAAGCATGCGCTGGTGATCGGCGCCGACGTGCTGTCTCGCACCCTCGATCCTGACGACCGCGGCACCATCATCCTGTTTGGCGATGGCGCCGGGGCGGTCTTGCTGGGCGCTTCCGAGCAGCCGGGCATTTTGTCTACTCACCTGCATGCCGATGGCAGTTACGGCGGGTTGCTGACGCTGCCGTATAAAGATCGCCAGCAGCAGGAGAAACCGGCCTACGTCACCATGGCGGGCAATGAAGTCTTTAAGGTTGCGGTTACGGAACTGGCGCACATCGTTGATGAAACGCTGGCAGCCAACAATCTGGATCGCAGCGAGCTGGACTGGTTGGTGCCGCATCAGGCCAACCTGCGCATTATCAGCGCGACGGCAAGAAAACTGGGTATGGGGATGGACAAGGTGGTCGTGACGCTCGATCGTCACGGTAATACCTCTGCCGCCTCGGTACCGGCAGCGCTGGATGAAGCGGTGCGCGACGGGCGGATCCAACGCGGTCAACTGGTATTGCTTGAAGCATTTGGCGGCGGCTTTACCTGGGGCTCGGCGCTGGTTCGTTTCTGA
- the plsX gene encoding phosphate acyltransferase PlsX — protein sequence MTRLTLALDAMGGDFGPCVTVPASLQALASNLQLHLLLVGDPDAISPLLAKADPILLERLQVVPAESVIAGDAKPSQAIRASRGTSMRIALELIKQGEAQACVSAGNTGALMGLAKMLIKPLDGIERPALMTVIPNQQRSKTVVLDLGANVECDSTMLVQFAVMGAVMAEEVVGIAQPRVALLNIGEEETKGLDNIREAAAVLRKTPTINYIGYLEGNDLLTGKTDVMVCDGFVGNVTLKTMEGVIRLFLSLLKSSGDGGKQAWWLKLLGRWLQKRVARRFGHLNPDQYNGACLLGLRGTVIKSHGAANQRAFAVAIEQAVQAVQRQVPDRIAARLEAVLPKSD from the coding sequence TTGACTCGTCTAACCCTGGCGTTAGATGCAATGGGCGGGGACTTCGGTCCCTGCGTCACAGTGCCTGCTTCATTGCAGGCACTGGCCTCTAATTTACAGCTTCATCTCCTGCTGGTCGGCGATCCCGACGCCATCTCCCCCTTACTTGCCAAAGCCGATCCGATTCTTTTGGAGCGTCTGCAAGTCGTGCCCGCCGAGTCAGTCATTGCCGGTGACGCCAAGCCTTCACAAGCAATACGCGCCAGCCGCGGCACCTCCATGCGTATCGCGCTGGAGCTGATTAAGCAGGGCGAGGCGCAGGCATGCGTCAGTGCGGGCAATACCGGGGCGCTGATGGGGTTGGCCAAGATGTTGATCAAGCCGCTGGACGGCATCGAGCGGCCAGCGTTGATGACGGTGATTCCCAACCAGCAGCGCAGCAAGACGGTGGTGCTGGATCTGGGCGCCAACGTGGAGTGCGACAGCACCATGCTGGTGCAGTTCGCCGTGATGGGCGCCGTTATGGCGGAAGAGGTGGTGGGCATTGCGCAACCGCGCGTGGCGCTGCTGAACATCGGCGAAGAAGAGACCAAAGGTCTGGATAATATCCGCGAAGCGGCCGCTGTTTTAAGAAAAACTCCGACAATCAACTATATTGGTTATCTGGAAGGAAACGATCTGCTCACCGGTAAAACCGATGTCATGGTCTGCGACGGCTTTGTTGGCAACGTCACGCTGAAGACCATGGAGGGTGTGATAAGGCTGTTTTTATCTTTGCTGAAATCCTCCGGCGACGGTGGTAAGCAGGCGTGGTGGTTAAAATTGTTGGGCCGTTGGTTACAAAAAAGAGTGGCCAGGCGTTTCGGTCACTTGAACCCCGACCAGTATAATGGTGCATGTCTGTTAGGATTGCGGGGCACCGTAATCAAGAGCCACGGCGCGGCGAACCAACGCGCGTTCGCGGTCGCCATCGAACAGGCTGTGCAGGCGGTGCAGCGGCAAGTCCCTGACAGGATTGCGGCGCGCCTTGAGGCTGTATTACCCAAGAGTGACTGA
- a CDS encoding Maf family protein, whose translation MQRLLLASTSPYRKLLLEKLQLPFICAAPQVDESPLAGESPDALVLRLAAAKAQALSSAYPDHLIIGSDQVCVLDGRISGKPHSEDNARAQLRQASGKRVTFYTGLALYNSRSGHLQALCEPFHVHFRPLTEAEIAAYVQREQPLNCAGSFKSEGLGIALFDRLEGRDPNTLVGLPLIALLEMLRAEGLDPLG comes from the coding sequence ATGCAGAGATTACTGTTAGCCTCGACGTCCCCTTACCGCAAACTGCTGCTGGAGAAGCTGCAACTGCCCTTTATCTGCGCTGCGCCGCAGGTTGATGAAAGCCCGCTGGCCGGCGAAAGCCCCGACGCACTGGTGCTGCGCCTGGCTGCCGCCAAGGCGCAGGCGTTGTCGTCGGCCTACCCGGACCATCTGATCATCGGCTCCGATCAGGTATGCGTGCTGGATGGCCGCATTAGCGGCAAGCCACATAGCGAAGACAATGCCCGTGCGCAATTGCGTCAGGCCAGCGGCAAACGCGTCACCTTTTATACCGGCCTGGCGCTGTACAACAGCCGCAGTGGGCATCTGCAGGCGTTATGCGAACCGTTTCACGTCCATTTCCGCCCCCTCACCGAGGCGGAAATCGCCGCTTACGTGCAACGTGAGCAGCCGCTCAATTGCGCCGGCAGCTTTAAAAGCGAAGGATTGGGCATTGCCCTGTTTGACCGATTGGAAGGCCGCGACCCGAACACGCTGGTCGGACTGCCGCTGATCGCACTGCTGGAGATGCTGCGGGCCGAAGGACTCGACCCGCTGGGATAA
- the yceD gene encoding 23S rRNA accumulation protein YceD, whose protein sequence is MQKVKLPLTIDAVRTAQKRLDYVGVYAPEQVTRVADSVVSVDGDVQVSLSFDIDNQRLAVITGQADVAVTLMCQRCGVPFEHHVHTTYCFSPVVNDEQAEALPEAYEPIEVDEFGEVDLLAMIEDEIILSLPVVPVHESEHCEVSEADMVFGKLPAEAEKPNPFAVLASLKKSN, encoded by the coding sequence ATGCAAAAGGTAAAATTACCCTTGACCATTGATGCGGTACGTACCGCTCAGAAACGCCTGGACTATGTTGGTGTCTATGCGCCTGAGCAGGTTACACGTGTTGCCGACTCCGTGGTCAGTGTGGATGGCGATGTTCAGGTGTCGTTGTCGTTTGATATTGACAACCAACGCCTGGCGGTGATTACAGGGCAAGCGGACGTCGCGGTAACGCTGATGTGCCAGCGCTGTGGAGTCCCGTTTGAACATCACGTTCACACAACATATTGTTTTAGCCCGGTCGTCAATGATGAGCAGGCTGAGGCATTACCGGAAGCGTACGAACCGATCGAAGTTGACGAGTTTGGCGAAGTCGATCTGTTGGCAATGATTGAAGATGAAATTATTCTTTCGCTGCCAGTCGTTCCGGTACATGAATCTGAACACTGTGAAGTGTCCGAAGCGGACATGGTATTTGGCAAACTGCCTGCAGAGGCGGAGAAACCGAATCCGTTTGCCGTATTAGCCAGTTTAAAGAAAAGTAATTGA